A single window of Nitrospira sp. CR1.1 DNA harbors:
- a CDS encoding MBL fold metallo-hydrolase, translating into MIRKTFAVPPLGCNCSIIGDPITKQAIVVDPGGAPERILQEVRSMGLTVVRILHTHAHFDHFLASGAMKQATGAVLCLHPDDLPLWNILETQCRMFGVPYVPAPQPDYWLKDEERVTIGETEGVALHTPGHTPGSMCFHFPAAKLVVAGDTLFRGGIGRTDLWGGDFDAIEASIRERLYTLDEDTAVVTGHGADTEIGRERETNSFVRA; encoded by the coding sequence ATGATTCGCAAGACCTTTGCTGTTCCACCTCTCGGGTGCAATTGCTCGATCATCGGAGACCCGATCACCAAACAGGCCATTGTGGTTGATCCGGGCGGCGCGCCCGAGCGCATTCTGCAGGAAGTGCGCTCCATGGGGTTGACGGTCGTACGTATTCTCCACACTCATGCGCACTTCGATCACTTCCTCGCGTCCGGAGCGATGAAGCAGGCGACCGGCGCGGTGCTGTGCCTGCATCCTGATGACCTTCCGCTCTGGAACATCCTGGAGACGCAATGCCGTATGTTCGGCGTCCCGTATGTGCCTGCGCCGCAGCCTGACTATTGGCTGAAGGATGAGGAGCGAGTGACCATCGGGGAGACGGAAGGCGTTGCCTTACACACGCCGGGACATACACCGGGCTCCATGTGCTTTCACTTCCCCGCCGCGAAATTGGTGGTGGCGGGAGACACCCTGTTTCGCGGCGGCATCGGCCGCACCGATCTATGGGGCGGCGATTTCGACGCCATCGAGGCATCGATCCGGGAACGGCTCTACACCCTCGATGAGGACACGGCCGTCGTGACCGGACATGGAGCCGACACGGAGATCGGCCGGGAGCGAGAGACGAATTCGTTCGTGCGCGCCTAG